A segment of the Candidatus Epulonipiscium sp. genome:
TACATATTTTATATGAATCTCCTAGCAGACATTTAGAAGATTACATAGAAGAAACATTGATAGAACAAAACATTGTTCTTTCGAAAGAAATAAAAAATATGAAGTATTGATTACATCGGATGAAATGTGCTAAACTATGAAGAAGTGTAAAAAAGATATAAAAACTCATTTTTATGTATGGAGGTATAAAATGAAAGGGATTATTACAGTAATTGGCAAGGATAGGGTAGGAATTATCGCAAAAGTATGTACCCTTCTTTCAGAAAAAAATATCAACATTTTAGATATATCTCAAACTATCGTTCAAGATTTTTTTAATATGATGATGATTGTGGATTTATCTAATTCT
Coding sequences within it:
- a CDS encoding ACT domain-containing protein → MKGIITVIGKDRVGIIAKVCTLLSEKNINILDISQTIVQDFFNMMMIVDLSNSVEGFGKCEDDLKDLGDAIGVVIKLQREEIFNSMHRI